One window of Dermacentor albipictus isolate Rhodes 1998 colony chromosome 9, USDA_Dalb.pri_finalv2, whole genome shotgun sequence genomic DNA carries:
- the LOC135917950 gene encoding alpha-(1,3)-fucosyltransferase 7-like, with amino-acid sequence MVPGTSVRCYYAGACLACVSLAVFVFYGGGETLVNKRHAWFPKANPANGTSDTQMQQQSKPVTILFWTTAFRIPQPDANSGLVSYNSCSVPCFLTRDRALIRSADAVVIHDRDANGRDLPRYRAEHQRWVYWNMEAPPNSRPRRMARLRGVFNWTYTYRRDSDVPHPYYFVRSVGRRRTAPPAEHSPTFNRSGLVAWVASNCQTPSRRERFVDELRKHIAVDTFGFCGNQKCPPGDDCFARLGERYYFYLSLENAVCPDYATEKLYNALHYGMVPVVMGNYSASLAPPGSCIDALRFASPERLAVYLKAVAADPAQYEAYFAWKKTHEVRYLQFADHCLLCEALSRARPDERKTYEDIVEWWHGNRSICKRWKPANFLIDGL; translated from the exons ATGGTTCCTGGAACGTCGGTACGCTGCTACTACGCTGGCGCCTGCCTCGCCTGCGTTTCGCTCGCCGTCTTTGTTTTCTACGGCGGCGGCGAAACGTTAGTTAACAAACGCCACGCCTGGTTCCCGAAAGCCAACCCCGCGAACGGCACCAGCGACACGCAGATGCAGCAGCAAAGCAAGCCGGTCACTATCTTGTTCTGGACCACGGCGTTCCGCATACCGCAGCCCGATGCCAATAGCGGGCTAGTGTCCTACAACAGCTGCAGCGTCCCTTGCTTCCTGACCCGGGACAGGGCTCTGATAAGATCGGCGGACGCCGTCGTGATACACGACAGGGACGCCAATGGAAGAGACCTTCCCAG ATACCGCGCAGAGCATCAGCGATGGGTGTACTGGAATATGGAGGCACCCCCCAACAGCCGTCCCAGGCGAATGGCGAGACTCAGGGGCGTCTTCAACTGGACATACACCTACCGCCGCGACTCGGACGTGCCGCATCCGTACTACTTCGTGCGTTCGGTCGGCCGCCGCAGGACGGCGCCACCAGCCGAACACTCGCCGACATTCAACCGGTCCGGACTGGTCGCCTGGGTCGCCAGCAACTGCCAGACGCCAAGCCGGCGCGAGCGGTTCGTGGACGAGCTCCGCAAGCACATTGCGGTAGATACGTTCGGCTTTTGCGGAAACCAGAAGTGTCCGCCGGGGGACGACTGCTTTGCTCGTCTCGGCGAGAGGTACTACTTCTACCTGTCCCTGGAAAACGCCGTGTGCCCCGACTACGCCACGGAGAAGCTGTACAACGCGCTCCACTACGGCATGGTTCCGGTGGTGATGGGAAATTACTCTGCGAGCCTGGCGCCTCCCGGATCTTGCATCGACGCGCTTCGATTCGCGTCTCCCGAGCGCCTCGCCGTGTACCTGAAGGCGGTGGCCGCCGATCCCGCTCAGTACGAGGCTTACTTCGCCTGGAAGAAGACGCACGAGGTTCGATATCTCCAATTCGCGGATCACTGCCTCCTCTGCGAGGCGCTTTCCAGAGCTCGTCCAGACGAACGCAAGACGTACGAGGACATCGTCGAGTGGTGGCACGGCAACCGATCCATCTGCAAGCGATGGAAGCCGGCGAACTTTCTTATCGATGGACTGTAG
- the LOC135917960 gene encoding alpha-(1,3)-fucosyltransferase C-like: MQHYTSFLRCFFIELCLLCTTLLLLLLHDYYSHQNKYHSQTLKATGSTTSNSTGIKVLFWTTAHGLWYRPLNKAARGLVRLDGCSVPCFVTRDRSLIRSADAIVFHDRDADASDLPSYRDERQRWVYWNMEPPPQSQSDRMARLRGVFNWTYTYRHDSDVHHPYFSFVNQSVQGGTGSPTRRSATSVKTNRSKLAVWVASNCHTQSHREDFVAELRKHVAVDVYGRCGDLECPGDPCQASFGETYYFYLAFENSLCREYATEKFHDALRFNLVPVVIGNYAGVPVPPNSYVDALQFPSPAQLASHLKAVAANATLYERHFAWKRTQAVVKNRFDDHCALCRALRRASPGGRKSYADIVRWWHGDNGSVCAHA, encoded by the exons ATGCAGCACTATACAAGTTTCCTTCGGTGCTTCTTCATCGAACTTTGCCTTCTCTGCACCACGCTTCTACTGCTTTTGCTGCATGACTACTATAGTCACCAGAACAAATATCACTCACAAACACTGAAGGCGACGGGCAGTACGACCAGCAATAGCACCGGGATCAAGGTACTGTTCTGGACCACAGCGCACGGTCTCTGGTACAGGCCGTTGAACAAGGCCGCACGAGGACTGGTACGCCTCGACGGCTGCAGCGTGCCATGCTTCGTGACTCGGGACCGGTCCCTCATACGATCCGCGGACGCGATCGTGTTCCACGACAGGGACGCGGACGCCAGTGACCTGCCCAG CTACCGCGACGAACGCCAGCGCTGGGTCTACTGGAACATGGAGCCTCCACCGCAAAGCCAGTCAGACAGAATGGCGAGACTCAGGGGCGTTTTCAACTGGACCTACACATACCGGCACGACTCGGACGTCCACCACCCCTACTTCTCTTTTGTCAACCAGTCCGTGCAAGGCGGTACGGGGTCTCCGACGCGCCGGTCAGCAACCTCCGTGAAAACTAACCGGTCCAAGCTTGCCGTCTGGGTGGCCAGCAACTGTCACACCCAGAGCCACCGAGAAGACTTCGTCGCCGAACTCAGGAAGCACGTCGCCGTCGACGTGTACGGGCGTTGCGGCGACCTCGAGTGTCCCGGCGACCCGTGTCAGGCCAGCTTCGGCGAGACGTACTACTTCTACTTGGCGTTCGAGAACTCGCTGTGTCGCGAATACGCGACGGAGAAGTTCCACGACGCCTTGCGCTTCAACTTGGTCCCCGTGGTGATCGGGAACTACGCCGGTGTGCCGGTGCCTCCGAACTCGTACGTCGACGCGTTGCAGTTTCCCTCGCCGGCACAGCTGGCTTCGCACCTGAAGGCGGTGGCAGCGAACGCCACGCTGTACGAGCGGCACTTCGCTTGGAAGCGGACGCAGGCCGTGGTGAAAAACCGCTTCGACGACCACTGCGCCCTCTGCCGGGCGTTACGCAGGGCCAGTCCGGGAGGGCGCAAGTCGTACGCGGACATCGTGCGATGGTGGCACGGAGACAATGGCTCTGTGTGCGCGcacgcatag